Genomic window (Lycium barbarum isolate Lr01 chromosome 2, ASM1917538v2, whole genome shotgun sequence):
ATGCTAACAAAGGCTACCTGCATCTCTATATCGTTCTTCAACAGCCGCAATCAGCATATTCCGCACAAGAATAAACTCCTTTGTTTCAATGCACGACTTGCCAGAAGGCCTGACCACAAAACAAGTTTAGATTATATTTGTCACAAGGAAATAAGGCATTGTGAGACGTCCACATCTCATTCAACGCATATTCATAACATAAACGTTTGGGATGAATAACAGTAAGTATTTCAGCTTAGTTTAAAATTTCAAACGCACTACATTTTTTAACTCTCAAACAGAAAATAACGCTACATGACATTTTTATCAAAATATATACCAGGTAAGAAAATTGAATAATATATTGAACTACTTTTTTCTGACAAAAAATGATGCGAAAAAGTTTGACAGGCATTGTCTAATAGAGCTTTACCTGTCAAGCTCAGTGAACAACAGACCGTCCGAACCAGCAGTGTGCACTATTGGTTTCGGAGATTCAACAATCCTCATACCATCACTATAAGCTAAGTACTTGTTGACTTGTATTGGCACCTAGAACAACAGAAGCTTTATTATGAAAACAATCATTTGGTGCAAGAACACAGTAAAATTGAATTAAAACGAGGAAATAGGACTATAGCAATGGGGACTGATGTGGATGGCATTGGACACAGTTTCTATACTGTGGTCGACCCGTGGATAGATGTGGTATTAAAATTGGGATCAAATTTAGTTACCAAGAGATTGCTTCAACATGTGGGTAACTCAAAACAGAATAAGGTATCAGTTATAACTCATGTATAAAACAGAAGTTGACGAGACTAGTTTTTCACCTTGCTTCTAACAGCAATGTTGATTGCATCAGAAGGACGAAGATCAAAGCTAATACTCTCAGCATCATTGTCCGACTGTAATGACAACCATATAAAAGGTGGTTAAGTTGGATACCCTAGCCTAAAAATGTATTGAAACGTGGTCAGACAGCATTTTACGCACCTTTGTTAGGTATAACTGAGCATAATAAGCCTCATGCACTCTCTTGGTAACTCGAACAAGTTTGACCTTCCAACAGGAAACAgtcagatcaatcaaagcataaaaGATAACACAATTACTGATAAGAGCACAAATAACAAGCTTACTGTGTAACCCATCTTCTCAACCATTTCCTTCACAACTTGATACATTGTTGGTCTGGCCTGAAAGAAAGCCAACATTTGTCAAAAATCAGTAACGGAATAAACAAATGAATGAAACATCTACCTAGATTGGAAAACTTACAATTTGGACATTGCGCACAGCTGCCATGAGCAACGCACTTGGCATCTCCACTGTCATATAAAACACACACAGAGACAGAGAAATGAGATGGCCCACTTGATTTATGCACCTAAGAGAGTCTAGTCATTTAAACAAATGGACGAAATATCTACGTACAAACAATAATAGGGAGAAGGAGCCCTGTTCCATCTTCCATTCTTAATACAATCGCCGGATGTGGAGCATAATCAGGTAGATGGCCTCCTTGTGGATTATTATGGACACATTTCAAATGCCTGCCATCTCTCATCTTGATCATGAAACCATCTGGACCACTTCGCACTTCAACTACACAAGAAGAACAGGAAACCCACAGAAAAAAAGTTACTaaccttttttatttatttatttactagTATTTATTTGGGCAAGTATCACAACCACTTCTtctctaatttttttttgataCGAACTTAGAGGGTTCTCATCAATGTCTCTGGTTTTGAAAAATAAGACTGTCTTTTGAATAAAGTGAAAGCAACCGATCGCTAACAAATGAGGTCTGCCACCCCACTCTAGAAATTTGACAAGTGAAAATATGCAGAAAAAAGTAGGAAAAATTACGGGAATGCCATCACACTGCAACAGAATCATCTCAGTACTAAATTAGCAGGTTACACCTTATATATTGGGCCATTACTATTTCTACGACAAATCCCAGCATTAGTAATTGTTTTCCACAATAAAGAACCAAAGTGTGCCATAATGCCAATAAAGTATGTAGCACTTGAGAACAAAATTAGCTTACCAGCTTCTACCACGCTAGAGTTCACATAATCTGCATCATTTTCATTGGAATTCTCTGCCATGCTACCATTTTCGTCTGATGATGAACTAAAAGTGCATTGAATCACCTTGCTTACTCGTGATTGTGGTTGACGAGCCACATTAACCCGGAAGCTAGAAATCCCATTAAGCCCCCAGAACCCACTTTTCAAACTCTTAGCCTTCACAAAAGCAGAGTTGACAGGAGCAGCAAACTGACTTGTTTGCTTTCCACGAACAACAGGACAAACGATAGGCCCTTGCAGAGAGCTCATTCTGCTTACTCTGAAATCTACTTAAACAACAATTACATCACAACTAAGGACATCATTTCTCGAAAAAGACATATAGCATGCAACCTCCATAGAAAAAATAACTCACTGGCAGTTCCTTTTTTGCAGTAATGACTTACAAAACACGAATGCCCAAAAGAgaatttttaaatttctataaGGAAAACTAGTAGATTATCTCTTTTTCTAACATCCATCCTGTTTAGCAGAAAGACGGATATTCCTTGCTCATTATCAGACAATCACTTATTCACAAACTTCGTGTGGGGAAAATCGTTTTCATTTCCCATCTCATGGAAAACCCTTTTCGCTTCGCTTAGCCTTATACCCCTAGAATAAATGAATATAAAAAGAAACATTCGATCGAACTGTCTTAAGAAACTGACATTGCAAGAGATCATACACAAAGTTCTATATGATTAGAACATTTCCTGGGTCGAAACAAGAATTTTGTCATTGATTTTCTCCAAAGTCAATACTTTTTAAGTTTTACCTTGGCACATCACATACAGTGTGTACATGTGCATATATAAGAAGCCTACTAATTTACAACTACAGCTCAATCACAAACTAGTAAGAGTTCCTTATACGAATTGCAACCATAAACTAGTAAGTTTCACTTGTATGAATTCCCTTCAGTTCtatttggacatatttcatcacAACAATCAACACTTATCCCTTCTGTGATTAATTAACGATGACAAAAAGTTAGGCAAACTACAAGTGAATCCTAATATTCCTAACAACATAGGTTTTCACAGCATTAGAGCAGTATCTTTGCTCCAATTGACCAATCAAAAAACTCAGTTTTGGGAATAACTCCAAAATCAACCATTCATTGGTGATCACTACTTAAAAGTGTTTTAAGTTACCATGAATTTCTTATTGATTAACCATGACAAATATTTTGGCAAACCACAAGTGAATCCAATAAAAAACAGAGAATCTCAAAGTATTAAAGCAATATCTTTGCTCCCAATTTACCAATCAAAACTCAGTTTTGTGAATAACTTCAAAGTCAACATTCTTTCTTGATCACTACTTTACAGTCTTTTAAGTTACCTTGCATACAAAATAAAGTTACACTCACATACCAAGAAGAAAAAAAgatcaattttttttaacttgttcttcttgaatttcaATAAAATTTCAACTTAAAGATCAACCCTTCACCTTATTCCACAGTTATCAAAATAATAACGAGATCACACCTTTTTCACTTGATTATTTAAATAGTTTAATCCTTTGATCAAtccaaaagaagaagaataatTGGTCAACTAATTAATCAAATAGTTTAATCCTTTGATCAatccaaaaagaagaagaagaattgctTTAGGTACTACTATTAACATCAGTGCATCCCACCTGGATCGTAGCTTAAACAACAACAAAGCCTTCAATTTTCTTGATAATAATCTCAATATCACAAAATCATAAAATAAAtgatcatcaaaaaaaaaaaaaaaaaaaaaaaggaaaatgaatATTTGGttgaagagagagaagagaaaaaaGGAACAGAATTGGATAAATGATGGCCGACAAAGATGTATGGATAAAGGAAAGGAGAAATAATGTGTGAGAGAAAAGATAAGAGAGAAGAATAGTTATTAAAGTAGTAGTGGGACTGTGGAGTGGTAGATATTTTAATTCCCATTGGACAAGGAAGAGTATTTTGTCATCTTTCTTTATTGACATTTATGTCCTCTTTCCTTGTGTTATGCCTAAGGAAAAGGATGTTGCTTCTGGAAATAATATTCTAATTTCTTCACAAAATCATTTAGACAAAAAATATATGCTCCAATAATTATTACGTCGATCTGactaaattttaaagttaaattgaattgaattgaattaaattaatttaatattttaagattaaaatttataaatttgAAACTATATAAAAAACACTAGAAGGTCTCATatttatttgataaaaaaaatattttaaaatattggtcaaaatTCATATAGTTAGAATCTCGAAAAgtaaaaatatcacataaattgagacaaaaggAGTATTTCTTGAGCTTTGTGATTGTTTATAAGGGAAATAATATTTTTGTTTAAAAAAGTGCCTCGAGGCACATACTTAAAATGTTGCATACTTGCATCTAATATTATTAAGCAAAATGGGTTGGTATGTGACTTTTGTGAAATTGACTTATAACAACTttacattttttaattttttgtgttCAAAGAAACATTAACTATttcaatttttattatttttgtttaATTATTAATGAAGTAAGTTATATTCGTCCTGGAGTATTTCAACAATCGGATTGCTACTCCAATTTGGACTTCTCGTCCAACCTCATGTAAAATTCTATCAATATTTcatatgtattattttatttttgtctgTTTTAATAGATCGAGTGTTTCTAATTTTATCCCTCACGATACTTTTATAAACTGCTCCGGAcaaaatatgtatatttttttttgtgttaggcATATGTCAGGTGCGAACCCGAAATATGAAAAAATTCATAATACGGAGCGCTTCCTCCGAATGGGTCCTATACGGGGCGAATATGAATATAATCGAGCTCCAATATTGACACTGAACACCGGATGGCAAACCCCAAAACAATGTATTATTCTTTTTTTCTCATATCTAAAAAAGCTTCCTTATATAGATTGAAACGGATTTATTTAGATTTGTCGCAAAATATCAGAGCATGAAAGGTTAATTTTGGCAATTCGAAAAATGCAGGTTTGTTGCATAGGAGGGACGTCATTATCAAGCTAACTGACAGACACCTCAAACTCAATGCCGGCCGACGAAATTAAAACTGCCTAGCAAGTGCCACGTGTACTTACACTGGATAAGGGTCCTTTTTTGTCAATTTTATAAAATTCGGGCCCTTGTTTGCAAAAGATTCCCTTAGCCCCCGTCTACGATACTAGAATCTGGATCACACTGCAGATAGCAAAATTAACTCTATGGTTATAATGTTATTGCTCGAAACATTGGTTAACTATGAGAAAACTTAAAAAGAATGTGGGGAAAATATCCTTCTTTGATTTAtcctattttattaattaaaaGTTAGTAACTTTCTCCGCCATATTTGTGAGTCTTTGACACATTTTTTTTATTAGTTCATTTTAAAAAGAAGGAgatagttttaaattttaaactaATTAACTTTACATTTCTTAATTTATCTTTAATGAGAAATTTTATCACCATGTAAATGTTATGGTATGTTCAGTACTATAAcctataaattttataattacaCATGCTATTAACATATCTTAGAGCGtaaattcaaaagtcttcatttcttctttAAAATTTCGCCGATTCTAGTTATATCATATCAATTCCGACATGGTATTATTTTTTTCcctataaaataatatttataggtGTAAATAGTAAATGGAAGCTTGAAGCAAAATAGCTGGCATGATGTGCTAAGGACCCATTAAAATAATACTATCATTAATGGTATAGGCAATGAAAGACCTGTTCAACTGCGGCGGCTCTTATTACTGACCAGGCAATGTGTTGGATTTTTTTATCCCTTCTGATTTTAGCTCTGATGCCTTTTAATTTTACTTGGTTTTTTATTCAGTTCAATGTGGACGAAGTTGTATATTCCAAAAAATGCTTTACTTAAAAGGACCAAGAAAGAGTATGTTCTAAGCAAAGATAACAATGGGAATCAATTGATTTCAATATATGTGAATTGAATATCAAGTAAGTGATGAATACAGAATCATTTAAAACAAAATGTATTTAAAAGCTGAAAATTAGTATTTTCATAAGAATTTTGACGGATTTGAATAGGTGTAACAATATTACGGAATAATACTAGTATCCAATAACTATGAAAATTGTTTCTAAAACCGCAATGAAGTGATGAATCAAAAATAAATGTAAAATTTACTTGCCGTAGCTATCCCTAAGACTTAATTATAGGTAGTAACTATCTTTTTTAATAtttaagtttagtagctatatTATTCAAAATTTACATTTCATAGCTACCCACTTTTTTTAATTAACTGTGCTGCCCCATAATCCCTAAATACACGCCGCATTACTATCTCTCTCCCTAAATATACTCTCTCTCCCTAAATACATGATAATTGTTTCATTTTTTCAAATCATAATTAAAAATGATTTCCAGCCCATATGACTTCATATGCAAAGAGTTAATTAATGGCATCAACTGATAAACTTGAAAACAAAAAGATCAATGCCATTGTTGTCCTTATCAAAAAGAGAGCTTTAAAGCTCGTTTCATCTGAAGTGGTTCAACGACAAGTTTATGATATTCTTGGGCATAAGGTTATCCAGCAGCTTATCAGATCTGTTA
Coding sequences:
- the LOC132628053 gene encoding bifunctional nuclease 1; translation: MSSLQGPIVCPVVRGKQTSQFAAPVNSAFVKAKSLKSGFWGLNGISSFRVNVARQPQSRVSKVIQCTFSSSSDENGSMAENSNENDADYVNSSVVEAVEVRSGPDGFMIKMRDGRHLKCVHNNPQGGHLPDYAPHPAIVLRMEDGTGLLLPIIVLEMPSALLMAAVRNVQIARPTMYQVVKEMVEKMGYTVKLVRVTKRVHEAYYAQLYLTKSDNDAESISFDLRPSDAINIAVRSKVPIQVNKYLAYSDGMRIVESPKPIVHTAGSDGLLFTELDRPSGKSCIETKEFILVRNMLIAAVEERYRDAALWRDKLTQLRSKRNWI